One window from the genome of Desulfobacterales bacterium encodes:
- a CDS encoding acetate--CoA ligase family protein: MPEHEANRLLTNAGVPVIRLAIVDNMAHAAQIAMEMSYPVALKFSSAAFVHKSEVGGVHLNLFTDADLGSAFGRLCDLREKLDPEAKIIMEPMLSGGAELFIGFQRHSQFGPVLSAGLGGTLLELVDDVSFRLLPATKADFHEMLDDLTSWPKLKKGFRNLPAVDEAQVVSVMEKVATFAISRQDLLELDLNPVLVKPEGLIAVDARMVLS; the protein is encoded by the coding sequence ATGCCTGAACACGAAGCCAATAGATTGCTGACAAACGCCGGCGTTCCCGTCATTCGCCTGGCGATAGTCGACAACATGGCGCACGCCGCTCAAATTGCCATGGAAATGAGCTATCCGGTTGCGCTTAAATTCTCATCGGCCGCCTTTGTCCATAAATCGGAAGTGGGCGGCGTACACCTGAACCTTTTTACCGACGCGGATTTGGGAAGCGCTTTCGGCAGGCTCTGTGATCTGAGGGAAAAGCTCGACCCCGAGGCAAAAATCATTATGGAACCCATGCTCTCCGGTGGCGCGGAGCTTTTTATCGGTTTTCAGCGGCACTCTCAGTTCGGGCCGGTCCTGAGTGCGGGGCTGGGGGGAACCCTGCTGGAACTGGTCGATGATGTGTCCTTTCGGCTGCTGCCAGCCACAAAGGCCGATTTTCACGAAATGCTTGATGACTTAACTTCGTGGCCAAAATTAAAGAAGGGGTTTCGAAACCTGCCTGCTGTTGATGAGGCACAGGTGGTCAGTGTCATGGAGAAAGTCGCAACCTTTGCGATTTCCAGGCAAGACCTTCTCGAACTCGACCTCAATCCCGTATTGGTGAAGCCCGAAGGCCTTATCGCGGTTGATGCGCGCATGGTATTATCCTGA
- a CDS encoding CoA-binding protein produces the protein MPLTPLMEKRLRAAFHAKRIAVVGASEDQLSIGMGPVYNLITYGFKGEVLPVNPKHDKILGQKCYPDLESIHPPPDLAILVLNERLAVDMTERAAKHGVGAVTIVAGGFGEVRAGGGVLHERLKEIAFRYELPVIGPNTLGFCALNQGQNGVFSHFTSDRGNIAIISQSGGVGMTIAFRLQDMFCEPGYFVGVGNQVVLNFADYLQILRDAPDIHAFALFVEGVEDPRSLYEALRATALKKPLVVYKAGKNEGVSKATATHTGSLTGEYRLYKAMFKQAGALEVNSTHEAAVAAKALSMVGVPAGNRLCAFTYTAGPCIVAMDRLLEKGWELPDLTDRARSKVRSVIGEKIPVDLQNPVDLTGPGSLPKFYSSVFETVLNEDYDAYLLVYAYSAHTRVPSVELVSLIKQHSGKSVVLVLMGKYFETAPYLKELTAKGVCVFSTPEDGAVALNALLSRSHFLKRISADDHA, from the coding sequence ATGCCACTGACGCCTTTAATGGAAAAGAGATTGAGAGCAGCCTTTCACGCCAAACGCATCGCCGTTGTGGGCGCATCAGAGGACCAGCTTTCTATTGGAATGGGTCCCGTCTATAACCTGATTACTTATGGTTTCAAGGGTGAGGTCCTTCCGGTCAATCCGAAACACGATAAGATACTTGGGCAAAAATGCTACCCCGACCTGGAATCCATCCATCCGCCTCCGGACCTGGCCATCCTGGTGTTAAACGAACGGCTTGCGGTGGATATGACGGAACGCGCGGCAAAACATGGTGTCGGCGCCGTCACCATCGTGGCGGGAGGCTTCGGTGAGGTGCGCGCTGGGGGCGGAGTCCTTCATGAACGGCTAAAAGAAATCGCTTTTAGATATGAACTGCCCGTTATCGGACCCAACACGCTCGGTTTTTGCGCACTCAACCAGGGGCAAAACGGCGTATTCAGCCATTTTACATCCGATCGTGGCAACATCGCCATTATTTCACAAAGCGGCGGCGTCGGAATGACGATCGCATTCCGCCTTCAAGACATGTTCTGTGAGCCGGGCTACTTCGTCGGGGTCGGCAACCAGGTGGTCCTGAATTTTGCCGACTACCTGCAAATTTTAAGGGACGCGCCCGACATTCACGCTTTTGCGCTGTTTGTGGAAGGTGTGGAAGACCCCCGGTCTTTATATGAGGCATTGAGGGCCACCGCCCTGAAGAAGCCGCTCGTTGTCTACAAAGCCGGAAAAAATGAAGGGGTGTCAAAGGCAACCGCAACGCATACCGGCAGCCTTACCGGCGAATATCGGCTCTACAAGGCCATGTTCAAGCAGGCCGGCGCCCTGGAGGTGAATTCCACCCATGAGGCGGCGGTCGCGGCCAAGGCCCTCAGCATGGTAGGGGTTCCGGCAGGCAACCGGCTATGCGCCTTTACTTACACCGCAGGACCTTGTATCGTGGCCATGGACCGGCTGCTGGAAAAGGGGTGGGAATTGCCGGACCTGACTGACCGGGCCAGAAGCAAGGTGAGGTCCGTTATCGGCGAAAAAATTCCCGTCGACCTGCAAAACCCCGTGGACCTGACCGGCCCCGGTTCGTTGCCGAAATTTTATAGCAGTGTGTTTGAAACCGTTCTAAACGAAGATTACGACGCTTACCTGCTGGTTTATGCTTACAGCGCGCACACGCGGGTACCGTCCGTCGAACTTGTCTCCCTGATCAAACAACATTCCGGTAAAAGTGTCGTGCTCGTCCTTATGGGAAAATATTTTGAGACCGCGCCCTACCTGAAGGAACTCACCGCAAAAGGCGTCTGTGTGTTTTCAACCCCGGAGGACGGCGCAGTCGCCCTGAACGCGCTGCTTTCGCGCAGCCATTTTTTAAAGAGGATCAGCGCCGATGATCATGCCTGA
- a CDS encoding adenine deaminase C-terminal domain-containing protein produces the protein MNGFGPIDAVKNRNSRLLMNVALGRSPADLVIVNAKLINVYTAEILDDYGVGVKDGWIAYVGKAPTAMIGPETQCIDAQGKFLVPGFIDGHTHLAWNFSIDEFLKHAIPGGTTTIISEVNGSYPASGIAGVRDCLSSFQNQPIKIFATAPALVFTSEKSQVIRTEELQSLLDRHDVLGLGESYWQGILQLPEVYLWEFEQTLQRGKVIEGHSAGARDHKLAAYTACGVTSCHEPISAEEAIERLRMGIYVMAREGSSRQDLKAISEIKDKKVDLRRLILVTDGIAPGDLIKNGYMENVVRQAVAYGFDPITAIQMTTINVAEHFLIDHLVGGIAPGRYADMLVLPDLDTFLPEWVVSCGKVVARNGRVTVPPRKHDYSQHSRNSVQLPKTLVPADFSIRSPSPMKPEATVRAIEMRTDLVTVEKIMTLPVDDGEIHISTDRDLLKVAAIDRGRIPGKMFTGLILGFGLKTGALAASTTWDSSDLLVVGTNESDMALAINRIAQMQGGVVLFADGRMVTELAMPVFGYLSEAPMPEIAVGIKTINETAKAFGVPFSDPVLTLSTLTASAIPYLKISEKGYVNLKDGSLYDLFTDL, from the coding sequence ATGAATGGATTTGGCCCCATTGATGCGGTAAAAAACCGAAACTCCCGATTATTGATGAATGTGGCGCTGGGAAGGTCGCCTGCTGATCTTGTGATTGTCAATGCGAAGTTAATTAATGTCTATACAGCCGAAATACTGGATGATTATGGCGTCGGTGTAAAAGACGGATGGATTGCCTATGTGGGAAAGGCGCCAACGGCAATGATCGGCCCGGAAACGCAATGCATTGATGCCCAAGGCAAATTTCTCGTCCCTGGCTTTATTGACGGTCACACCCATTTGGCTTGGAATTTCAGCATTGATGAATTCCTGAAGCATGCGATTCCGGGCGGCACCACCACGATTATCTCTGAAGTCAATGGATCCTATCCGGCCAGCGGTATCGCGGGGGTACGGGATTGTCTTTCTTCGTTCCAGAATCAGCCGATCAAAATATTTGCCACGGCGCCGGCCCTGGTGTTCACGTCTGAAAAATCTCAGGTAATCCGGACCGAGGAGTTGCAATCCCTGCTGGACAGGCACGATGTCCTCGGCCTTGGCGAATCCTACTGGCAGGGAATACTGCAGTTGCCAGAGGTGTATCTCTGGGAATTCGAGCAGACACTTCAAAGGGGCAAGGTCATTGAGGGGCATTCCGCTGGAGCCAGGGACCACAAGCTTGCGGCCTATACGGCTTGCGGTGTTACCTCCTGCCATGAGCCCATCAGCGCGGAAGAAGCGATAGAACGGCTGCGCATGGGCATTTACGTCATGGCCAGAGAGGGCAGCAGTCGACAGGATTTAAAAGCCATTTCGGAAATAAAAGACAAAAAGGTCGACCTTCGCCGCTTGATCCTTGTCACCGACGGTATCGCTCCCGGAGATTTGATAAAAAACGGATATATGGAAAATGTCGTTCGGCAAGCAGTCGCCTATGGATTTGATCCGATTACGGCCATTCAGATGACCACGATCAATGTGGCGGAGCATTTTCTAATCGATCACCTCGTTGGTGGTATTGCGCCCGGCCGGTACGCGGATATGCTGGTTTTGCCGGATCTTGATACATTTTTACCGGAATGGGTTGTCAGTTGCGGTAAAGTCGTCGCTCGAAACGGCCGGGTGACCGTTCCACCGAGAAAACATGACTACTCTCAACACAGCAGAAACAGCGTTCAGCTGCCCAAGACGCTGGTGCCGGCCGATTTTAGCATTCGATCCCCGTCACCGATGAAACCGGAAGCAACCGTTCGAGCGATCGAAATGCGGACGGACCTGGTAACGGTGGAAAAAATAATGACCTTGCCCGTGGACGATGGAGAAATTCATATTTCAACCGACCGGGATTTGTTGAAGGTCGCAGCCATCGACAGAGGCCGTATTCCCGGAAAAATGTTCACCGGGCTGATTCTGGGCTTCGGCCTTAAAACCGGGGCGCTGGCTGCCAGCACCACTTGGGATTCGTCGGATCTTCTCGTAGTGGGGACGAACGAATCGGACATGGCATTGGCCATCAACAGAATCGCGCAAATGCAAGGGGGGGTGGTGTTGTTTGCGGATGGCCGAATGGTTACCGAGTTGGCGATGCCGGTATTCGGGTATTTATCGGAAGCGCCTATGCCCGAAATCGCCGTCGGAATCAAAACCATCAACGAAACGGCAAAGGCGTTCGGGGTGCCCTTTTCGGACCCGGTATTAACCCTGAGCACCCTTACCGCTTCGGCGATTCCCTATCTGAAAATCTCCGAAAAAGGCTATGTGAATCTTAAAGACGGAAGTTTATACGACCTGTTCACCGATCTTTGA
- a CDS encoding DUF3106 domain-containing protein — protein sequence MVNYANACKKAITHVPVVMFIFFCFAVQATGTAYSGLPADSKNLGYRWADRRYATVPAIMSTQPKPAKPEAGMLGCWDAGQPTTFSNDTRFFVHVSDKGPMLAKKGRGSDRENKLEDKYKQWQNLSPAEKNQLRNRMKQYRQMSPQEQEQYQRRSRQWNQLSPEERSRIQQNLRRWEELSPAEQNAIRQRFRD from the coding sequence ATGGTTAATTACGCCAATGCCTGCAAAAAAGCAATCACGCATGTGCCGGTCGTTATGTTTATTTTTTTCTGTTTCGCGGTCCAGGCAACGGGAACCGCTTATAGCGGCTTACCGGCGGATTCAAAGAACCTTGGATACCGATGGGCGGATAGAAGGTACGCGACAGTTCCTGCGATCATGAGTACCCAACCTAAACCGGCAAAGCCGGAAGCTGGAATGCTGGGATGCTGGGATGCCGGGCAGCCAACAACCTTCTCCAATGATACACGCTTTTTCGTACATGTTTCTGATAAAGGGCCTATGCTGGCGAAGAAAGGGCGCGGATCGGACCGGGAAAATAAGTTGGAAGACAAATACAAACAGTGGCAAAATCTCTCCCCGGCCGAGAAAAACCAACTGCGCAACCGAATGAAGCAATATCGGCAAATGTCGCCACAGGAACAAGAGCAGTATCAACGCCGATCCCGCCAATGGAACCAGCTCTCACCCGAAGAACGCAGCCGCATTCAACAAAACCTTCGGCGCTGGGAAGAGCTTTCCCCGGCGGAGCAAAATGCCATTCGCCAACGATTTCGCGATTAA
- a CDS encoding zf-HC2 domain-containing protein, translated as MTLCPEYETLFWSDIHGVLDPSERDVWEKHLSICPACRHAKITAAQELGIIKEAIVPSPLSGKALNAAIHRIENRMGKKRLSAKTEHAAEKRRWFHPALWVPVATGVCLVIFSIVVFNLNPKAVVPEPVAAVSVFTIHDEIQKEDMEVISNLELLTEFESIQKIVQAVDHAKETKPSSTRPEPLQGKRFGGGKVIYG; from the coding sequence ATGACACTATGCCCCGAATACGAAACATTATTTTGGTCGGATATTCACGGCGTGCTTGATCCATCGGAACGCGACGTCTGGGAAAAGCATCTTTCGATCTGCCCAGCGTGCCGTCACGCAAAGATCACGGCGGCTCAGGAGCTCGGCATCATCAAAGAAGCCATTGTGCCGTCCCCCCTTTCTGGAAAAGCGCTCAACGCCGCCATTCACCGCATTGAAAACCGTATGGGGAAAAAGAGACTTTCAGCGAAAACCGAACACGCCGCAGAAAAACGGCGTTGGTTTCACCCCGCCCTATGGGTTCCGGTCGCCACCGGTGTCTGTCTGGTTATTTTTTCCATCGTGGTTTTTAATCTGAATCCAAAAGCGGTCGTACCGGAGCCCGTAGCGGCCGTCTCGGTATTCACCATTCACGACGAGATTCAGAAGGAAGATATGGAGGTCATCAGCAATCTGGAGTTGCTGACGGAATTTGAATCCATTCAGAAGATTGTGCAGGCGGTTGATCATGCGAAGGAAACGAAGCCTTCGTCCACCCGACCGGAGCCGCTTCAGGGAAAAAGGTTTGGCGGGGGTAAGGTAATCTATGGTTAA
- a CDS encoding RNA polymerase sigma factor, translating to MSPKNAGNTGHATAENSRSAGTDSEDTDPEFTDHQLVRRIKSGESWASERLMRRYYSKARALAFQMCDRNADEAEDLTQQAFLNALGGIGKFQENASFKTWFYRILINTCRDMRRRRRRWLGVFAPVFSRGENGEETPFSPEAVPDETETGNPDSVYRHNHMNQDIQQALESLPEQQRMVFQLKVVQELSIPEISEILTLAPGTIKSHLFRATKTMRNALAEWAGR from the coding sequence ATGTCGCCAAAAAATGCCGGAAATACCGGCCATGCAACCGCGGAAAACAGCCGCTCGGCAGGAACGGATTCGGAGGATACCGATCCGGAATTTACGGATCACCAGTTGGTGCGCCGAATCAAAAGCGGCGAATCATGGGCTTCCGAACGCCTGATGCGCCGATATTATTCAAAAGCCAGGGCGCTGGCGTTTCAGATGTGTGATAGAAACGCGGATGAAGCCGAAGACCTGACCCAGCAGGCCTTTTTAAACGCGCTGGGCGGTATCGGTAAATTTCAGGAAAATGCGTCATTTAAGACTTGGTTCTACCGCATCCTTATTAACACTTGCCGTGATATGAGGCGACGGCGACGACGCTGGCTGGGCGTGTTTGCCCCTGTTTTTTCAAGGGGGGAAAACGGTGAGGAAACCCCCTTTTCACCGGAAGCGGTTCCCGATGAAACAGAGACGGGAAATCCGGATTCGGTATACCGTCATAACCATATGAACCAGGATATTCAGCAGGCGCTTGAATCCCTTCCCGAGCAACAACGGATGGTGTTCCAGCTTAAAGTGGTTCAGGAACTGAGCATTCCCGAAATTTCAGAAATTCTGACATTGGCGCCGGGAACGATCAAAAGCCATCTTTTCAGGGCAACGAAAACCATGCGCAACGCGTTGGCCGAATGGGCAGGGAGGTAA
- the nadE gene encoding NAD(+) synthase, whose amino-acid sequence MNKQKIIDHIVDWLSTYCRQSGMNGFAVGVSGGIDSALTSALCAKTGTTVLAFNLPIYQAPEQVALSTAHIRWLETHFSNVKGVAVDLTSAFQALENTIPLDIQDGLTMANTRSRLRMLTLYAFASHHRLLVAGTGNKIEDFGVGFYTKYGDGGVDLSPIADLFKTEVYLLAEFLGIFEDILNAPPTDGLWDDKRTDESQLGASYAELEWAMTHESGAEMNPSLNDRQREVLAIYRRFRQANRHKMEPIPVCCIPDSLRKENAREI is encoded by the coding sequence ATGAACAAACAGAAAATCATTGATCATATTGTCGATTGGTTGTCAACCTATTGCCGCCAATCGGGCATGAACGGATTTGCCGTTGGCGTATCCGGCGGCATCGATTCAGCGCTTACTTCCGCGCTGTGCGCCAAAACGGGCACCACCGTGCTTGCCTTTAACCTTCCGATCTATCAGGCACCGGAACAGGTCGCCTTATCCACCGCGCATATTCGATGGCTGGAAACGCATTTCAGCAACGTCAAAGGCGTGGCCGTTGATTTGACATCGGCCTTTCAAGCCCTTGAAAACACAATCCCTTTGGATATACAAGATGGTCTGACCATGGCCAATACGCGCTCAAGACTGAGAATGCTGACGCTTTACGCCTTTGCCTCTCATCATCGGTTGCTGGTGGCCGGCACCGGAAATAAAATTGAAGATTTCGGGGTCGGCTTCTATACCAAATACGGCGATGGCGGCGTGGACCTCTCACCGATCGCCGATCTGTTCAAAACCGAAGTTTATTTATTGGCCGAATTTCTGGGAATATTCGAAGATATTCTGAACGCGCCACCCACCGACGGCCTCTGGGACGACAAACGGACGGATGAAAGCCAACTGGGTGCCTCTTACGCTGAACTTGAATGGGCCATGACGCATGAATCCGGGGCAGAAATGAACCCGTCCCTTAACGACCGGCAACGGGAAGTGCTTGCCATCTACCGGCGGTTTCGCCAGGCAAACCGTCATAAAATGGAGCCCATTCCGGTATGCTGCATTCCGGATTCTCTTCGAAAGGAGAATGCAAGGGAAATCTGA
- a CDS encoding MBL fold metallo-hydrolase, which produces MEIIPNLWQVGGSGFTAVEDAAIYLVRLGDQAFLVDAGCGFGHGKLIQNIAAVLPRHVEIVYLFLTHCHFDHTGGAGAVKTEYGCGLVAHEKDAVFLENANNKVTAAAWYGAQLTPVMIDIKIQKEEDSMRVGDGKVFLYHCPGHSPGSMVYLVCLGETRVLFGQDVHGPLDPMLLSNRDDYMRSLKRMRDLEADILCEGHFGVYRGKKAVRRFIESYLRTA; this is translated from the coding sequence ATGGAAATTATTCCGAATCTATGGCAGGTAGGCGGATCCGGATTCACCGCAGTCGAGGATGCAGCCATTTATCTGGTGCGCCTCGGAGACCAGGCTTTTTTGGTGGATGCGGGTTGCGGGTTCGGTCATGGCAAATTAATTCAAAATATCGCTGCGGTCCTGCCGCGCCATGTGGAAATCGTCTATCTTTTTCTCACCCATTGCCATTTTGACCATACGGGCGGCGCCGGCGCCGTCAAGACGGAATACGGTTGCGGCCTGGTTGCGCATGAAAAGGACGCGGTTTTTCTTGAAAACGCAAACAATAAAGTCACCGCAGCCGCTTGGTATGGCGCGCAACTGACTCCGGTGATGATTGATATTAAAATTCAAAAGGAAGAAGACTCGATGCGCGTCGGGGACGGCAAAGTTTTCCTGTACCACTGCCCCGGCCATTCCCCCGGTTCCATGGTTTACCTAGTGTGTCTCGGAGAGACACGGGTGCTATTCGGCCAGGACGTCCATGGCCCCCTGGACCCGATGCTACTGTCCAACCGGGACGACTACATGCGCTCGTTAAAACGGATGAGAGATTTAGAAGCGGACATTCTCTGTGAAGGGCATTTCGGTGTCTATCGCGGGAAAAAGGCCGTTCGACGATTCATTGAGTCATATCTACGTACGGCATAG
- a CDS encoding MoxR family ATPase encodes MTIDNAIPKFKGATRYVLDDELARIVNISMALEMPLLLKGEPGTGKTMLAYAIAESLGMPLIVLNVKSSMKLVEALYQYDTLTRLNDSRFGDSNRDVSNIEEYIRMGKIGQAFTADKKTVLLIDEIDKADTDFQDDMLDVLDQMTFDITEIDKTIQARNRPVIIITSNAKKDLSDPFLGRCNFHHIAFPDAEMMRKIVQVHFPAIDAVLMEKAIGVFYELRRLNAIEKKPATRELINWVRAIMADEEYNPARLTPGNAPYLGVLFKKSLDYEHAKNVAGELGAMGRRR; translated from the coding sequence ATGACCATCGATAACGCGATACCGAAATTTAAGGGGGCGACCCGATATGTGCTGGACGATGAACTGGCGCGAATCGTCAATATTTCAATGGCGCTTGAGATGCCGCTACTGCTAAAGGGGGAACCTGGAACCGGAAAAACCATGCTGGCGTACGCCATCGCGGAAAGTCTCGGGATGCCGCTGATTGTTCTGAATGTAAAATCGAGTATGAAGCTGGTGGAAGCGCTCTATCAATACGATACGTTGACGCGTCTTAACGATAGCCGTTTTGGAGACTCCAATCGGGATGTCAGCAACATTGAGGAATACATTCGAATGGGTAAAATCGGCCAGGCATTTACCGCGGATAAAAAGACGGTGTTGCTTATCGATGAAATCGACAAGGCGGATACCGATTTTCAGGACGATATGCTGGATGTGCTGGATCAAATGACCTTTGACATTACGGAGATCGATAAAACCATACAGGCCAGGAACCGGCCGGTCATCATCATCACCTCCAACGCCAAAAAGGATTTATCCGATCCTTTTTTGGGCCGATGTAATTTTCATCACATCGCCTTTCCGGATGCGGAAATGATGCGTAAAATCGTTCAGGTTCATTTTCCCGCGATCGACGCGGTCCTGATGGAAAAGGCGATCGGCGTTTTTTATGAATTGCGCCGGCTCAACGCCATTGAGAAAAAACCCGCCACAAGGGAACTCATTAATTGGGTTCGGGCGATCATGGCCGACGAAGAATACAACCCGGCCCGGTTGACGCCCGGCAATGCCCCTTATTTGGGGGTGCTGTTTAAAAAGAGTCTCGATTACGAGCACGCAAAGAACGTGGCCGGAGAACTCGGCGCCATGGGCCGGCGGAGATAA
- a CDS encoding NAD(P)/FAD-dependent oxidoreductase → MTYDYDVIVIGGGPAGLSAAIRTRWIKQYKAVPCSTLVIEAAHIGGLAGWRGCQFAGPSWQLDREEILNRFQSDIHGLNIPVHRGRVEKIETSGPIKTVHTTEGATFRALCVIIATGIKSLVNERDFLGRGLEVTNMGYEAIVEKVGEFCRRPGAKRLAVVGSSKLSNLMPLIRKTTPPGVEMVFIMEENGICEGDVIRGWVEQYFGNTRIEGLKLKTGTGSVRLDCDAVLLDFNSYELAPACRISMDNRPAPFSFIPVDADMLTQTPGILAAGDITQGAYNSFSRAVSQGITAGLSAYRYVFEKKFNRPPPLFAYRPTDFILHADFKELPALKATMKPVVLCRETEIKDELTDDVEDLAGLFDGRHSMERISEITGRSLSKIMALATALVEKKRMTVHVEIDG, encoded by the coding sequence ATGACCTACGATTATGATGTCATTGTTATCGGCGGCGGGCCGGCAGGACTCAGCGCGGCCATTCGAACGCGGTGGATCAAGCAATACAAGGCCGTACCCTGCAGCACGCTGGTCATTGAAGCCGCTCATATCGGCGGGCTCGCCGGTTGGCGGGGGTGTCAGTTCGCAGGGCCTTCCTGGCAGTTGGACCGAGAAGAGATTCTCAACCGTTTTCAATCGGATATTCACGGCCTGAATATTCCGGTTCACCGGGGACGGGTTGAAAAAATTGAAACCTCCGGTCCGATCAAAACGGTGCACACAACGGAGGGCGCAACCTTTCGCGCCCTTTGCGTGATCATCGCCACGGGGATCAAATCCCTGGTCAATGAGCGGGATTTTCTGGGCCGTGGTCTTGAGGTTACCAACATGGGCTATGAGGCCATTGTTGAAAAGGTCGGCGAATTTTGCAGACGGCCCGGCGCCAAGCGGCTGGCCGTCGTGGGAAGTTCCAAATTATCCAATTTGATGCCGCTGATCCGTAAAACCACGCCGCCGGGCGTGGAAATGGTGTTTATCATGGAGGAAAACGGCATTTGTGAGGGGGATGTGATTCGGGGGTGGGTCGAACAATACTTCGGCAACACGCGGATAGAAGGGCTAAAGTTAAAAACCGGTACCGGATCGGTGCGCCTTGATTGCGATGCGGTGCTGCTGGACTTCAACTCCTATGAGCTTGCACCCGCCTGCCGCATTTCAATGGATAACCGCCCTGCCCCGTTCTCCTTTATTCCGGTAGATGCGGACATGTTGACGCAAACCCCCGGCATTCTGGCAGCCGGAGATATCACGCAAGGCGCTTATAACAGTTTTTCCAGGGCCGTCTCTCAGGGTATTACAGCGGGTTTAAGCGCATACCGGTACGTGTTTGAAAAAAAATTCAATCGACCTCCCCCGCTGTTTGCCTATCGCCCCACGGATTTTATTCTTCACGCGGATTTCAAAGAGCTGCCGGCGTTAAAGGCAACCATGAAGCCGGTTGTCCTGTGCCGTGAAACAGAAATCAAAGATGAGCTGACCGATGATGTCGAGGACCTTGCGGGGCTTTTTGACGGAAGGCATTCCATGGAACGGATTTCAGAAATAACGGGCCGAAGCCTTTCGAAAATCATGGCACTGGCGACCGCCTTAGTGGAAAAAAAGAGGATGACCGTGCATGTCGAAATAGATGGCTGA
- a CDS encoding aconitase/3-isopropylmalate dehydratase large subunit family protein — protein MFQGITGDILQRHSCGDREGAYQQVEVDFILLHDPACALLLKEFTALGQPFFDKNKVLITVDHFAPPASVERANMVKDVLSFVRMEKLPNAPVYQGICHQLLVEGPWASPGKLILGADSHTTTAGAVGCFATGMGSTDILYALVTGKTWLSPPRAVHILLNGKFPAYGMGKDLILTLLGHHGEDGFIHKALEFCDSQGAMAMDDRFAICNMVVEGGAKNGLFIPDDITAAYLSETGFDLSETYKPPPNQTLGYEKRLKMDLSAITPKVACPHSPAHVIDAAEAANETIDQVFIGSCTGGRLTDLAAAAQILKGKRIHSNVRLLIIPASISIYQQAIESGILQTLLAAGGTIMNPSCGPCGGIDKGILGAGETCLSTSNRNFRGRMGDPNSRVFLSSPLSAAASALTGKITDPREVMA, from the coding sequence ATGTTTCAGGGAATCACGGGTGATATTCTTCAGCGGCATTCATGCGGTGACAGAGAAGGCGCTTATCAGCAGGTTGAGGTTGATTTCATTTTGCTTCATGACCCTGCCTGCGCGCTGCTTCTAAAGGAGTTCACAGCGCTCGGCCAACCGTTTTTTGATAAAAACAAGGTCCTCATCACCGTGGATCATTTCGCGCCGCCCGCGAGCGTGGAAAGAGCCAACATGGTCAAAGACGTCCTTTCGTTTGTGCGAATGGAAAAACTTCCCAACGCGCCCGTATATCAGGGCATCTGTCATCAGCTCCTGGTGGAGGGGCCATGGGCCAGCCCCGGGAAACTGATTCTCGGCGCGGATTCCCACACCACCACCGCCGGCGCCGTGGGATGTTTTGCCACGGGCATGGGCTCTACGGATATCCTCTATGCATTGGTCACCGGAAAAACCTGGCTGTCTCCCCCCAGGGCCGTTCATATTCTTCTGAACGGAAAGTTTCCCGCTTATGGAATGGGAAAAGACCTTATCTTGACCCTCCTGGGACACCATGGAGAAGACGGGTTTATCCACAAGGCATTGGAATTTTGTGATTCACAAGGTGCCATGGCGATGGATGACCGATTCGCCATCTGCAACATGGTGGTGGAAGGCGGCGCCAAAAACGGCCTTTTCATTCCGGATGATATCACAGCCGCCTACCTGTCGGAGACCGGTTTTGATCTATCGGAGACCTATAAACCACCGCCAAACCAAACGCTGGGTTATGAAAAACGGCTGAAGATGGATCTTTCCGCCATCACCCCCAAAGTGGCGTGCCCGCACAGCCCGGCCCATGTGATCGATGCCGCCGAGGCGGCAAACGAAACCATCGACCAGGTATTTATCGGCTCCTGCACCGGCGGCAGGCTCACGGATCTGGCGGCGGCAGCGCAAATTTTAAAGGGCAAGCGCATTCACTCAAATGTACGGCTGTTGATTATTCCGGCATCCATCTCCATCTATCAACAAGCCATTGAAAGCGGCATTCTTCAAACGCTGTTGGCAGCGGGCGGCACCATCATGAACCCGAGCTGCGGCCCTTGCGGCGGTATCGACAAGGGAATTCTCGGTGCCGGTGAAACATGCCTCAGCACCTCCAACCGTAATTTCAGGGGCAGAATGGGCGATCCGAACTCCCGTGTTTTTTTATCTTCCCCGCTGTCGGCGGCCGCCAGCGCATTGACCGGCAAGATTACCGATCCCAGGGAGGTAATGGCTTAA